The following are encoded together in the Pirellulales bacterium genome:
- a CDS encoding DUF4214 domain-containing protein, protein MRLEALETRHLLSGVSLIDAGACNNGNPPPPCITTNAGGAVVLGSGNMLGDTATLSGGNCPTGTLTFYLFAPGVIPNATDSNNVYSDTVTVDGDGTYSTDGGTDPGGYLPTVTGKYQWLAVYGGDANNGAVASNFCDEPECVTPAQPNITTVPGGPVVLGGGDSLTDTATLAGGSNPTGTITFYLFAPGVTPAADNGNNVYSDTVTVSGDGTYSTSVGTDPGGYVPNVAGTYQWVAAYSGDANNCSAASNFGDEPECVTPPSPPSTQVDILKIADQQSVDAGQTAGFTIEISNVGANTATGLTLNDPLPAGYGNDIHWQIDSSGMGYGAGTQPADFVISGPVGNQVLTLASSVNTLAAGASISVNITGQTSLNDVNPGLAPCTTTLVNTATVNASNEPANDQNAQASATITLHSADVDITKTADQSQIVAGQMAGFTIQIYNQGCVDAMGVTLSDPLPEGAANDIYWRLDPKQNSSEYFQIVGGIGQQQLELAPGMTTLQPGALISVHIIGQTSVNDVGNLDNTATVNASNEPSFEDNAQASASIGVEQSDQNNAQQLYVQAAFEQALYRQPDQATLASFVNALDNGMSRATFAMTLTHSSEYYDDVVSQAYEHYLGRTPDATGLQYWNQQLQAGMTDEQLEAQFIGSSEYYQHSGGTDKAWVDHMYFDLLGRTPDLRGETYWVAALAGGASRSSVALGFAASAEREGNIVQQDYETFLGRPASASEVNGWVMGFENGLSNEDVIAGFIASNEFFADHS, encoded by the coding sequence TTGCGATTGGAAGCCCTCGAGACGCGCCACTTGCTGTCCGGCGTCAGCCTCATCGACGCGGGCGCCTGTAACAATGGCAACCCGCCGCCGCCCTGCATCACCACCAACGCCGGCGGCGCCGTGGTCCTCGGCAGCGGCAACATGCTCGGCGATACGGCCACGCTGTCGGGCGGCAATTGCCCGACGGGCACCCTCACCTTCTACCTCTTCGCTCCCGGCGTCATTCCGAACGCAACCGACAGCAACAATGTCTACAGCGATACGGTCACTGTCGACGGCGACGGCACGTACAGCACCGACGGCGGAACGGACCCGGGCGGCTATCTGCCGACGGTGACCGGCAAGTATCAGTGGCTGGCGGTCTATGGCGGCGATGCGAACAACGGGGCCGTTGCCAGCAACTTCTGCGACGAACCGGAATGCGTTACTCCAGCCCAGCCGAACATCACCACGGTCCCCGGCGGCCCAGTGGTTTTGGGCGGCGGCGACAGTCTCACCGACACCGCCACCCTTGCCGGCGGCAGCAACCCGACCGGCACGATCACTTTCTATCTGTTCGCTCCCGGCGTCACGCCGGCGGCCGACAACGGCAACAACGTTTACAGCGACACCGTCACGGTCAGCGGCGACGGCACCTACAGCACAAGTGTTGGAACGGACCCCGGCGGTTACGTGCCGAACGTAGCCGGCACCTATCAGTGGGTCGCGGCCTACAGCGGCGATGCGAACAACTGCTCCGCCGCCAGCAACTTCGGCGACGAGCCGGAATGCGTCACGCCGCCTTCGCCGCCGTCGACCCAGGTCGACATCCTGAAGATCGCCGACCAGCAGTCGGTCGACGCCGGGCAGACCGCCGGTTTCACCATCGAGATATCCAACGTTGGCGCCAACACGGCCACCGGTCTGACGCTCAACGATCCGCTGCCGGCGGGCTATGGCAACGACATCCACTGGCAAATCGACTCGTCGGGCATGGGTTACGGGGCGGGCACGCAACCGGCCGATTTCGTGATCAGCGGACCGGTGGGCAATCAGGTGCTCACGCTGGCGTCGTCGGTGAACACGCTGGCGGCCGGCGCCAGCATCAGTGTGAATATCACCGGCCAGACAAGTCTGAACGACGTCAATCCGGGCCTGGCGCCCTGCACCACCACGCTGGTCAACACGGCCACGGTCAACGCCTCGAACGAGCCGGCCAACGATCAAAACGCCCAGGCCAGCGCCACCATCACGCTGCACAGCGCCGACGTCGATATCACGAAGACGGCCGATCAGTCGCAGATCGTCGCCGGACAGATGGCCGGCTTCACGATCCAGATTTACAACCAAGGCTGCGTCGACGCCATGGGCGTGACACTCAGCGACCCGCTACCGGAAGGCGCGGCGAACGACATTTATTGGCGTCTCGACCCGAAACAAAACTCGTCGGAGTATTTCCAGATTGTGGGCGGCATCGGTCAGCAGCAATTGGAGCTGGCTCCGGGCATGACGACCTTGCAACCGGGTGCCCTGATCAGCGTCCACATCATCGGCCAGACGTCGGTCAACGACGTGGGCAACCTGGACAACACGGCCACCGTGAACGCCTCGAACGAACCGTCATTCGAAGACAACGCACAGGCCAGCGCGTCGATCGGCGTCGAGCAGAGCGATCAGAACAACGCGCAACAGCTCTATGTGCAGGCGGCGTTCGAGCAGGCGCTTTATCGGCAGCCCGACCAGGCGACGCTGGCCAGTTTCGTCAACGCCTTGGACAACGGCATGTCGCGAGCGACGTTCGCCATGACGCTCACGCACAGCAGCGAATACTACGACGACGTCGTCTCGCAGGCCTACGAGCACTATCTGGGCCGCACGCCGGACGCCACCGGCCTGCAGTACTGGAACCAGCAGCTTCAGGCCGGCATGACCGACGAACAGTTGGAGGCGCAGTTCATCGGCTCGTCGGAATACTACCAGCACAGCGGCGGCACCGATAAGGCCTGGGTCGACCACATGTATTTCGACCTGCTGGGCCGCACTCCGGACCTGCGGGGCGAGACCTACTGGGTGGCCGCCTTGGCGGGCGGGGCAAGCCGGTCGTCGGTGGCCTTGGGCTTCGCCGCCAGCGCCGAACGCGAAGGCAACATCGTCCAGCAGGACTATGAGACGTTCCTCGGCCGACCGGCCAGCGCCAGCGAGGTGAACGGCTGGGTGATGGGTTTTGAGAACGGCCTGAGCAACGAAGACGTGATCGCCGGCTTCATCGCCTCGAACGAGTTTTTCGCCGATCACAGCTAA